Proteins co-encoded in one Neofelis nebulosa isolate mNeoNeb1 chromosome 2, mNeoNeb1.pri, whole genome shotgun sequence genomic window:
- the RPL37A gene encoding large ribosomal subunit protein eL43 yields the protein MAKRTKKVGIVGKYGTRYGASLRKMVKKIEISQHAKYTCSFCGKTKMKRRAVGIWHCGSCMKTVAGGAWTYNTTSAVTVKSAIRRLKELKDQ from the exons ATG GCTAAACGCACCAAGAAGGTCGGGATTGTCGGTAAATACGGGACCCGTTATGGTGCCTCCCTCAGGAAAATGGTGAAGAAGATTGAAATAAGCCAGCACGCCAAGTACACTTGCTCTTTCTGTGGCAAG ACCAAGATGAAAAGACGAGCTGTGGGGATCTGGCATTGTGGTTCCTGCATGAAAACTGTAGCGGGTGGTGCCTGGACCTATAA caCCACTTCTGCTGTCACAGTAAAGTCGGCCATCAGAAGACTGAAGGAGTTGAAAGACCAGTAG